In Columba livia isolate bColLiv1 breed racing homer chromosome Z, bColLiv1.pat.W.v2, whole genome shotgun sequence, one DNA window encodes the following:
- the LOC102088598 gene encoding uncharacterized protein LOC102088598 isoform X2 has protein sequence MNLILLVLLSLLTSAEATRKFISPYALPGDYLEKEDEDDDDDEKNTNVEQSPENSARTSVSHHDDGEDLLKKSIQNLQERTMFATTRGAEEEEESSQEEEEDSQEEAQIYQEDKKLESKLGPHYHNTLPWSNSDELPLDVTDTGTWPTVKETKEDNFKIHLLFAVSCATLVWSLVFMLCCFTAIFKYNIEKRNFYKNLRCSGEKLKPFSASYSDLPKIVHDSPVSRSAESSLWHEKMASDILSNEKSTKSETVPLLDSVLVMPPISHASSIASFISNEDSNEDDN, from the exons ATGAATCTCATTTTGCTTGTCCTTTTATCCCTTCTAACTTCTGCAGAGGCTACCAGAAAATTTATTTCACCTTACG CACTACCTGGAGATTATTTGGAAAAAGAGGACGAAGATGATGACGatgatgaaaaaaacacaaatgttgAACAAAGTCCTG AAAATTCTGCAAGGACATCTGTGTCCCACCATGATGATGGAGAGGATCTGTTAAAGAAGAGTATTCAGAATTTGCAGGAGAGAA CAATGTTCGCCACCACGAGAGGAgcggaagaggaagaggagagttctcaggaagaagaggaggattCTCAGGAAGAAGCGCAGATTTATCAGGAAGATAAGAAGCTGG AATCCAAATTGGGACCCCATTACCATAACACTCTTCCTTGGAGCAACAGTGACGAACTGCCTTTGGATG TGACAGACACCGGTACCTGGCCGACAGTTAAAGAAACCAAAgaagacaattttaaaatacacctATTGTTTGCTGTGTCATGTGCAACTCTTGTGTGGTCCTTAGTATTTATGTTATGCTGTTTTACGGCTATCTTCAAGTACAACATTGAAAAACG gAATTTTTATAAGAATCTCAGATGCTCAGGTGAAAAACTGAAACCGTTTTCTGCATCTTATTCTGACCTTCCGAAGATCGTTCATGATTCTCCAGTTTCCAGATCTGCAGAAAGCAGTCTATGGCATGAGAAAATGGCATCAGACATACTGAGTAATGAGAAAAGCACAAAATCAGAAACAGTACCTTTGCTAGACTCTGTACTTGTTATGCCACCGATTTCTCATGCATCAAGTATTGccagttttatttcaaatgaagaCTCAAATGAAGATGACAACTAA
- the LOC102088598 gene encoding uncharacterized protein LOC102088598 isoform X1 → MNLILLVLLSLLTSAEATRKFISPYGAKFHRRQKSIQLVPRFQQPHSIQAEALPGDYLEKEDEDDDDDEKNTNVEQSPENSARTSVSHHDDGEDLLKKSIQNLQERTMFATTRGAEEEEESSQEEEEDSQEEAQIYQEDKKLESKLGPHYHNTLPWSNSDELPLDVTDTGTWPTVKETKEDNFKIHLLFAVSCATLVWSLVFMLCCFTAIFKYNIEKRNFYKNLRCSGEKLKPFSASYSDLPKIVHDSPVSRSAESSLWHEKMASDILSNEKSTKSETVPLLDSVLVMPPISHASSIASFISNEDSNEDDN, encoded by the exons ATGAATCTCATTTTGCTTGTCCTTTTATCCCTTCTAACTTCTGCAGAGGCTACCAGAAAATTTATTTCACCTTACG GTGCAAAATTCCATAGGAGACAAAAGTCCATACAGCTTGTCCCGCGCTTCCAGCAGCCACACAGCATCCAGGCAGAAG CACTACCTGGAGATTATTTGGAAAAAGAGGACGAAGATGATGACGatgatgaaaaaaacacaaatgttgAACAAAGTCCTG AAAATTCTGCAAGGACATCTGTGTCCCACCATGATGATGGAGAGGATCTGTTAAAGAAGAGTATTCAGAATTTGCAGGAGAGAA CAATGTTCGCCACCACGAGAGGAgcggaagaggaagaggagagttctcaggaagaagaggaggattCTCAGGAAGAAGCGCAGATTTATCAGGAAGATAAGAAGCTGG AATCCAAATTGGGACCCCATTACCATAACACTCTTCCTTGGAGCAACAGTGACGAACTGCCTTTGGATG TGACAGACACCGGTACCTGGCCGACAGTTAAAGAAACCAAAgaagacaattttaaaatacacctATTGTTTGCTGTGTCATGTGCAACTCTTGTGTGGTCCTTAGTATTTATGTTATGCTGTTTTACGGCTATCTTCAAGTACAACATTGAAAAACG gAATTTTTATAAGAATCTCAGATGCTCAGGTGAAAAACTGAAACCGTTTTCTGCATCTTATTCTGACCTTCCGAAGATCGTTCATGATTCTCCAGTTTCCAGATCTGCAGAAAGCAGTCTATGGCATGAGAAAATGGCATCAGACATACTGAGTAATGAGAAAAGCACAAAATCAGAAACAGTACCTTTGCTAGACTCTGTACTTGTTATGCCACCGATTTCTCATGCATCAAGTATTGccagttttatttcaaatgaagaCTCAAATGAAGATGACAACTAA
- the LOC102088598 gene encoding histone H3.v1 isoform X3 has translation MNLILLVLLSLLTSAEATRKFISPYGAKFHRRQKSIQLVPRFQQPHSIQAEALPGDYLEKEDEDDDDDEKNTNVEQSPENSARTSVSHHDDGEDLLKKSIQNLQERTMFATTRGAEEEEESSQEEEEDSQEEAQIYQEDKKLESKLGPHYHNTLPWSNSDELPLDGIFIRISDAQVKN, from the exons ATGAATCTCATTTTGCTTGTCCTTTTATCCCTTCTAACTTCTGCAGAGGCTACCAGAAAATTTATTTCACCTTACG GTGCAAAATTCCATAGGAGACAAAAGTCCATACAGCTTGTCCCGCGCTTCCAGCAGCCACACAGCATCCAGGCAGAAG CACTACCTGGAGATTATTTGGAAAAAGAGGACGAAGATGATGACGatgatgaaaaaaacacaaatgttgAACAAAGTCCTG AAAATTCTGCAAGGACATCTGTGTCCCACCATGATGATGGAGAGGATCTGTTAAAGAAGAGTATTCAGAATTTGCAGGAGAGAA CAATGTTCGCCACCACGAGAGGAgcggaagaggaagaggagagttctcaggaagaagaggaggattCTCAGGAAGAAGCGCAGATTTATCAGGAAGATAAGAAGCTGG AATCCAAATTGGGACCCCATTACCATAACACTCTTCCTTGGAGCAACAGTGACGAACTGCCTTTGGATG gAATTTTTATAAGAATCTCAGATGCTCAGGTGAAAAACTGA